The Prevotella sp. E9-3 genome has a window encoding:
- a CDS encoding DUF2971 domain-containing protein — translation MRIYQYTNIEALAYILKNRTIRFNRLDRVDDVEEGNAESKGVQFCKYVFVSCWTESEEENIPLWKMYGGDEGGVRIGLEKKMFKEYPISNMELGWGKAQGYIVSKIPPQDLNKPNYFFLPIMDYDNDLFYRHIRYVEDVYSYTKDAFKITNVKGDRGNVQIDYKPFGYYKHKRWEFQNESRFVLYAFPYNPLIEGANPEISTIATHSYLQNKPLPFDDYYMHLKDEVIHDIEITLSPSATDAQRIIVECLAEKYATKAHIKESSLGKLIRLK, via the coding sequence ATGAGAATATACCAATATACCAATATAGAGGCATTGGCCTATATCTTAAAGAATAGGACAATAAGATTTAACCGTTTGGATAGAGTTGATGATGTTGAAGAAGGTAACGCGGAATCTAAGGGCGTACAATTTTGTAAATATGTTTTCGTGTCCTGCTGGACGGAGAGCGAAGAAGAAAACATTCCTTTATGGAAAATGTATGGCGGTGATGAAGGTGGTGTGAGGATTGGGTTAGAGAAAAAAATGTTTAAAGAATATCCTATATCTAATATGGAACTTGGTTGGGGTAAGGCACAGGGATATATAGTATCAAAAATTCCGCCACAAGACCTAAACAAACCAAATTACTTCTTTTTACCAATTATGGATTACGATAACGATTTGTTTTATCGCCATATAAGGTATGTCGAAGATGTTTATTCTTACACGAAAGATGCATTTAAAATCACTAATGTTAAGGGGGATAGAGGAAACGTACAAATAGATTATAAACCATTTGGATATTACAAGCATAAAAGGTGGGAATTTCAAAATGAGTCAAGATTTGTTTTATATGCCTTTCCATACAATCCTTTAATTGAAGGGGCAAACCCAGAAATCTCGACAATTGCGACACATAGTTATTTGCAAAACAAACCACTTCCTTTCGATGACTATTATATGCATTTGAAAGATGAAGTCATCCATGATATAGAAATAACATTGAGCCCATCGGCTACAGATGCTCAACGAATCATTGTGGAATGTCTGGCAGAGAAGTATGCCACCAAAGCCCATATAAAAGAAAGCAGTTTGGGGAAATTGATAAGGCTTAAGTAA